One region of Acomys russatus chromosome 8, mAcoRus1.1, whole genome shotgun sequence genomic DNA includes:
- the Gp5 gene encoding platelet glycoprotein V — protein sequence MLRSALLCTVLALLRVQSFPCPRTCKCVVRDAVQCSGGSVAHIAALDLPRNLTHILLFQMDQGVLRNHSFRGMTVLQRLMLSDSHISAIDPGTFNDLIKLKTLRLTRNKISHLPGAILDKMVLLEQLFLDRNALKDLDQNLFQKLLNLEELCLNQNQLSFLPANLFSSLGKLKVLDLSRNNLTHLPKGLLGAQVKLEKLLLYSNQLVSVDSGLLSNLGALTELRLDRNCLRSIAPGAFDRLGNLSILTLSRNRLESLPPALFLHVSSVSLLTLFENPLEELPEVLFGEMAGLRELWLNGTQLRTLPVAAFRNLSRLQTLGVTQNPRLSALPFGAFHGLMELRVLALHSNSLAALPKDALRDLGRLRLVSLSHNRLRLLPRALFRNLSSLQTVQLEHNQLETLPGDVFAALPQLKQILLGHNPWLCDCGLWPFLQWLRHHRDLLGPDEPPQCRGPAPRAGLSFWELLQGDPWCPHPRGLPLNPPTEDALEAPVPSQLPDSLTTQTWVQLVANGESPDHSLYWGLYILLLVIQASIGGVIVFAMLKIGQLFRTLIREKLLFGGRWENCVTD from the coding sequence ATGCTAAGGAGCGCCCTGCTGTGCACTGTGCTGGCACTCTTGCGGGTGCAGTCTTTTCCCTGCCCCAGAACTTGTAAGTGTGTGGTCCGCGATGCCGTTCAGTGCTCCGGAGGCAGCGTGGCTCACATCGCCGCGCTGGATCTCCCCAGGAACCTCACACAcatcctgctcttccaaatggaTCAGGGTGTCCTGCGGAACCACAGCTTCAGAGGCATGACGGTCCTGCAACGCTTGATGCTCTCAGACAGCCACATTTCCGCCATCGACCCAGGTACCTTCAATGACCTGATAAAACTTAAAACCCTCAGGTTGACCCGCAACAAAATCTCTCATCTTCCCGGTGCGATCCTGGATAAGATGGTGCTCTTGGAACAGTTGTTCTTGGACCGCAATGCACTAAAGGACCTTGACCAAAACCTGTTTCAGAAACTGCTTAACCTGGAGGAGCTCTGTTTGAACCAGAATcagctctcttttcttcctgctaaCCTTTTCTCGAGTCTGGGGAAACTGAAGGTGTTGGATTTATCTCGAAACAACCTGACCCATCTGCCCAAGGGATTGCTTGGGGCGCAAGTTAAGCTTGAGAAACTGCTGCTCTACTCAAACCAGCTCGTGTCTGTGGATTCGGGGCTGCTGAGCAACCTGGGCGCCCTGACTGAACTGAGGCTGGACCGGAATTGCCTCCGCTCCATCGCACCTGGAGCCTTCGACCGCCTAGGAAACCTGAGCATCTTGACTCTGTCCAGAAACCGCCTGGAGTCTCTGCCGCCCGCGCTCTTCCTTCATGTGAGCAGTGTGAGTCTGCTGACCCTGTTTGAGAACCCTCTGGAGGAGCTCCCGGAGGTGCTGTTCGGGGAGATGGCTGGCCTGCGGGAGCTGTGGCTGAACGGCACCCAGCTGCGCACGCTGCCGGTCGCCGCCTTCCGCAACCTGAGCCGCCTGCAGACGCTAGGGGTGACGCAGAACCCGCGCCTGAGCGCGCTCCCGTTCGGCGCGTTCCACGGTCTGATGGAGCTGCGCGTGCTCGCGCTGCATTCCAACAGCCTGGCGGCGCTCCCCAAGGACGCGCTGCGCGACCTCGGCCGCCTGCGCCTGGTGTCGCTGAGCCACAACCGGCTGCGGCTCCTGCCCCGCGCGCTCTTCCGCAACCTCAGCAGCCTCCAGACCGTGCAGCTAGAGCACAACCAGCTGGAGACTCTGCCGGGAGATGTGTTCGCGGCTCTGCCCCAGCTGAAGCAGATCCTGCTGGGCCACAACCCCTGGCTCTGCGACTGTGGCCTATGGCCCTTCCTCCAGTGGCTGCGGCATCACCGGGACCTCTTAGGCCCGGACGAGCCCCCGCAGTGCCGTGGCCCGGCGCCACGCGCGGGCCTGTCGTTCTGGGAGCTGCTACAGGGTGACCCGTGGTGCCCGCACCCTCGCGGCCTGCCTCTGAACCCTCCAACAGAGGACGCTCTCGAAGCCCCGGTCCCGTCCCAGCTGCCTGACAGCTTGACGACCCAGACGTGGGTCCAGCTAGTGGCCAACGGTGAAAGTCCCGATCACAGCCTCTATTGGGGCCTTTACATTCTGCTTTTAGTTATTCAGGCCAGCATAGGCGGGGTCATCGTGTTTGCGATGCTTAAGATCGGCCAGCTGTTTCGAACATTAATCAGAGAGAAGCTCTTGTTTGGGGGGCGATGGGAAAATTGTGTAACTGATTAA